A single Syntrophales bacterium DNA region contains:
- a CDS encoding PIN domain-containing protein, with protein sequence MKGDLFLPDTSAILTMMDNEEGADVVENILRTKDILLPAIVLFEIYYTTIQNKGIEIAESRYATVKSIKANHIAELHEPVLLKGGELKARHKISLADSIIAAYALVYKATLVHKDPEFEAITEVNQIKLPYK encoded by the coding sequence TTGAAGGGTGATCTCTTTCTTCCCGATACGTCAGCAATCCTGACCATGATGGACAATGAGGAAGGCGCCGATGTGGTTGAAAATATCCTGCGGACAAAAGATATCCTTTTACCTGCTATAGTACTATTTGAGATATATTACACAACAATACAGAACAAGGGCATAGAAATTGCCGAATCAAGGTATGCTACCGTAAAGAGTATCAAGGCAAACCACATCGCGGAACTACATGAACCGGTTCTGTTAAAGGGAGGAGAACTCAAGGCAAGGCATAAAATATCGCTGGCAGATTCCATAATTGCCGCCTATGCGCTCGTTTATAAGGCAACCCTTGTCCATAAAGATCCTGAATTTGAAGCTATCACAGAAGTTAATCAGATAAAGCTGCCATATAAATGA
- a CDS encoding AbrB/MazE/SpoVT family DNA-binding domain-containing protein — translation MESVITKKGQVVVPVKLRKKYGIDTGTKVAWIDTGTVIKVIPIPKDPVGALRGCSEGEELTKGLLRDREEDKKLEG, via the coding sequence ATGGAATCTGTTATAACAAAAAAGGGGCAGGTAGTGGTTCCCGTAAAGCTGAGGAAAAAATATGGGATAGACACGGGCACAAAAGTGGCCTGGATAGACACCGGCACTGTTATCAAGGTGATCCCGATACCGAAGGATCCTGTCGGCGCCTTGAGAGGCTGTTCCGAGGGGGAGGAACTTACCAAAGGCCTGCTGAGGGACAGAGAGGAGGACAAGAAACTTGAAGGGTGA
- a CDS encoding type II toxin-antitoxin system VapC family toxin: protein METIIIADTDVIIDYFADIEPVASTVASLIDKDCLALTSVTVFELYAGITGTKRLKQINDLVSIMPVLPLEKSDAATAAQIYTDLKQAGNLIGNQDILIAGICITHDLPLMTRNTEHFSRIPRLKLFG, encoded by the coding sequence TTGGAAACAATCATAATCGCGGATACCGACGTTATTATTGATTATTTCGCCGACATAGAACCCGTTGCCTCAACTGTTGCCAGCCTTATTGATAAAGATTGTCTGGCTTTGACTTCTGTAACGGTGTTTGAACTTTATGCCGGCATAACCGGTACAAAAAGGTTGAAACAGATTAATGATCTGGTTTCAATCATGCCGGTTCTTCCCCTTGAAAAATCGGATGCCGCAACGGCTGCACAAATTTACACTGATTTGAAGCAAGCCGGAAATTTGATCGGAAATCAAGATATCCTTATAGCCGGAATCTGCATAACCCATGATCTACCTCTGATGACAAGAAATACGGAACACTTTTCCAGAATCCCGCGTCTTAAGCTGTTCGGCTAA
- a CDS encoding type II toxin-antitoxin system VapC family toxin, whose amino-acid sequence MDDDFRVIYWDTSAILSVLFKDRHSNTAQKWVHEEGVHFISTLAYAEACAVIARMQRESVVADILAQASFETLDKGPWRRLAAWPEWIIVQSLSAKWPLRGTNLWHLATAKSIQKEIPELFLLTFDARLQKAAKGEGLVSTIK is encoded by the coding sequence ATGGATGATGATTTTAGAGTTATCTATTGGGACACCTCTGCCATTTTGTCAGTTCTGTTCAAAGACAGGCACAGCAATACAGCACAAAAGTGGGTACATGAAGAAGGAGTCCATTTTATCTCCACGCTTGCCTACGCCGAAGCATGCGCTGTAATTGCCCGAATGCAACGAGAAAGCGTTGTTGCCGACATTCTGGCACAGGCATCTTTCGAAACACTTGATAAAGGTCCCTGGCGCCGACTGGCCGCTTGGCCTGAATGGATAATTGTTCAGTCTCTATCTGCAAAATGGCCCCTGCGCGGAACAAATCTGTGGCACCTTGCCACAGCAAAAAGCATCCAGAAGGAAATCCCGGAACTGTTTCTGCTGACCTTTGATGCCCGACTTCAAAAAGCAGCCAAAGGTGAAGGTCTGGTCAGCACAATCAAATAA
- a CDS encoding type II toxin-antitoxin system prevent-host-death family antitoxin — protein sequence MQSTSVGIRDAKIHLSKFLKMVKKGGEVILTDRGRPVGKIVPIQKEDLSLSERIKHLEDQGLLEACPEKGRKKVPAPIPVPDDIAQRFLREDRENG from the coding sequence ATGCAATCGACAAGTGTCGGCATTCGGGATGCAAAAATCCATTTGAGTAAATTTCTCAAGATGGTCAAAAAGGGAGGCGAGGTCATTCTGACGGATCGTGGGCGGCCAGTTGGAAAGATTGTACCTATTCAAAAGGAAGACCTTTCGTTATCGGAACGCATCAAGCATTTGGAAGATCAGGGTTTGCTCGAAGCCTGCCCGGAAAAAGGCAGGAAGAAAGTACCCGCTCCCATTCCTGTCCCAGATGATATAGCCCAAAGATTCCTGAGAGAGGACAGGGAAAATGGATGA